GGCGCGGTGTTGCAGCCCATCACTGGTCGTTTGGTCCGATGCCGCCGATCGAAGGCGTTTCGGACGCCGACCTCGAGGCAATCGTCGTTTTTGTTCGGGATGCACAGGAACGGGAGGGATTCGAGCCGTACCCGCCGTGAACGGGACCGCCATCATCGGGAGAGCGTGGTGAAGCTGATGATCGTCGGACTGGTTGGCGGTGAGGGAGAGGCGCGGCCCCGTGCAGTTCAGGGATCGCCCTCCGCGATGGAGAGATAGGCTCTGCTGGTAGCCGAGCCGGGTGTCGCGATTGGGGCCGGAACCAACGTCGCCAAAGAGTCCGCAGATCGGCGTCGTGATCGTCTAGGCGGCCAGGGGCTGCGTCACCATTCGCCGCCGTCGCGCCAATCCGCTGCCCGTGTAGATCGCCAGCGCGATCCACACCAGCACGAAGCCGATCAGGCGATCCCTGCCGACGACCTCGTCGTACACGAACACACCGATCAGGAACTGCATGGTCGGAGCGATGTACTGCAGGATGCCGATGGTCGAAAGCGGAATCCGGGTGGCGGCTGCTCCGAACAGCAGCAACGGGAGGGCCGTCGCCAATCCGGCCAGCAGCAAGAGAACCGTGGTGCGAGTCCCCGCAACGCCGAACGAACTCGATCCTCTGACGGCCAGGACGACCAGGAATGCCAGTGCCGGGATCAGCACCAGCGCAATCTCAACGGTCAGGCTCTCGAAGGGGCCGAGCGCCAACATCTGCTTCTTCAGGAACGCATACAGAGCGAAACTGGTGGCCAGCACGAGGGCGATCCACGGAACCGAACCGACCGTGATCGTCATGTAGACGACGCCGGCTGCGGCCACTCCGATCGCCAACCACTGAGCGGGATCGAGACGCTCCCGCAGGATCATCACGCCCAGCGCCACGTTCAAAAGGGGATTGATGAAGTACCCAAGGCTGGCTTCGACGATGTGGCCGTTGTTGACGGCCCAGATATACGTCGCCCAATTGACGGTGAGCAATGCGCCGGCGATGAGCAGCCGGATCACCGACCGGCGGTTGAGACTACGGATCTGCGGCCAGGACCGGCGGATGCCGACCAGGGCGGTGAGCAGCACCATAGACCAGACGATCCGATGGGCGAGGATTTCGACTGCGCCGACCGTCTCGAGAGCTTTCCAGTAGATCGGGAGGATTCCCCAGAGCAGGTATGCCGAGACGCCGAGCGCCATGCCCCGGTTCATACGCACAAATCCATTTTCTCCGCAATGCAATGGCGCGTCACGCGCCACAGTATTGCGGAGAAATCCTGGGGGTCAGTCGTCGCCGTTCAGATTGCGGCCGTTGACCTCAGCCGGCTGTTCGCCCAGGAGGCGGCCCCTGAACGTCCCGGCCGAGCGGATGAATAGGACGGACGGGAGACCATCGGCGAGTTCCTCGATGCGACGGGCATAGTCAGCTTCGTCTCCTTGCGCGGTGGCGCGCAGGCCCATCAGAACGACGTCTGCGTTCTGTGACTACTCATCGAGAGGGATACGAAATTCGCATTTCGCTAAGGAGTCCGGGTGCCAATTGCCAAGTGCCAATTGCGTGTAGCTCGCCTTCCCGCCAACTCCTTGATAACTAGTCATCATGTGTGTGCGCGCAACAACCCGCGGGTTTTCTGCCGACTTCCCGATATCCAATCCATAGATCTGGGAGGTCTGAGAGTGAACGAAGCTCGTTCGGTCAAGTGGGAAGGAACGCGCCGCTGGTATCTGGCGGTGCTGCTCGTGGTGGCGATGATCGCCGCGCTGGTCACTCCGATGCCTTCTTCGGCGGATGATTCGCCGTTGCTCCAGGTGATTGTTGAGAAGACGAGCGGTGCCGATGGTTCGGTTGAACAGCTCGTCGAGATGCTGGGCGGCACCGTCCTGACCGACCTCCCGATCATCAACGGCTTCTCAGCTCAATTGCCGGCCGCCTCTGTCTCCTCCCTCAGAACCAATCGGTCGGTCTCAAACGTCACGTTGAATGATTCAATCCAGTTGACCAACGCCGGGTGGGGCGATGCCTCGAGCCTTGGTGCCTATAACCCGAACACCTTCGATGGATCGATGTACCGGGTGGCGGAATCGATCATCAAGGCGACCGATTATTGGAATACGGGATATACGGGTGCAGGCATCGACATCGCGTTGATCGACTCAGGGGTAGTCCCGGTCGAGGGCCTGCTTCAACCCGGCAAGGTCGTAAACGGTCCCGACCTGTCGTTCGAATCACAGGCCGACAACCTTCGCTACCTGGACACGTTCGGCCACGGCACCCACATGGCCGGCATCATCGCCGGGCGAGACACCGGCGCCGCGATTACTAAATCCAACACCTCGTCGTTTCTCGGGGTGGCGCCGGGGTCGCGTATCGTCAGTCTGAAGGTGGCCGATGCCCATGGCGCCACCGATGTTTCACAGATCCTGGCTGCCATCGACTGGGTCGTTCAGCACCGCACCGACAACGGGATGAACATACGGGTGCTCAACCTCTCATTCGGCACAGACAGCACCCAGAGCTACACCCTCGACCCGATTGCGTTCGCGGTCGAGCAGGCCTGGAACGCCGGCATCGTGGTGGTGGTCGCTTCCGGCAACGACGGAAACAGTGCCCGCTTGCGGAACCCGGCCGCCGATCCATTTGTCATCGCGGTCGGATCATCTGAGAGCGCCAAGTCCAGGGCCGCGCTCTCGAGTGTGATGGACTTCTCCAACTGCGGGACCCAACAACGGCACGTCGATCTGGTCGTTCCCGGCCAATCGATCGTCAGCCTACGGAGCCCGGGTTCCACTGCCGACACCGACTTCCCGAAGGCACGAGTGGGAAGCCGGTTGTTCCTCGGTTCCGGCACGAGCCAGTCGGCGGCGATTGTGTCGGGGATGGCCGCTCTCATTCTCGATGAGCGTCCCGGCGCCACGCCGGATCAGGTGAAGGCACTGTTGATGGGCTCGACTCTCAACCTCAAGAAGGCTTCGAGCCTCTGTCAGGGCGCCGGCGTACCGACGCTGGACAAGGTGCTGGGCAAATCGAACCCAATCGCGGTGCAGAGCTTCCAGCCGTCGACCGGGACCGGTTCTCTCGAATCAGCCAGAGGATCGAGCCGCATCTACGACCAGGGCGCCCCACTGGTGGGAGAGCAGGACATCTTCGGTATGCCGTGGGACGGCCAGACATGGGCGCAGGCTTCGGCCGCCGGCTTTTCCTGGTCGGGAGGCAGTTGGAACGGATCTCAATGGACGGGCCTGTCGTGGTCCGGCCTGTCATGGTCCGGTCTCTCGTGGAGCGGCTTGTCGTGGTCCGGTCTTTCGTGGAGTGGTCTCTCGTGGAGCAGCCGGCTGTGGAGTGATGCGACCTGGTCGGGCCTGTCATGGTCGGGTCTCTCGTGGTCCGGTCTCTCCTGGAGCGGCCTCTCCTGGAGTGGCAACGTGTGGCACGGAGTGAGCTGGGACTCGGCCCGCCCCGGGTTCCTGTAAGTCAGTCGTAACGATGGAAGCCCCCGGCACCTCCCCGGGGGCTTCTCCGCGTTTCTAAGTCCGGCAGTGCCTATTGCCCATTGCGTCTTGCCTTCTGCCGCCGCGCTCCCACCTCCCTGTTGATCTCGCTGCGCGCAAGCCCTTGCCGTAAGATCGTGCCCGCCGGTGGAGACCATTCGAACGGGAGTCGTACATGCAACGGCAACTCATCAAGCACGTGCTCGGGCGCACGGACTTCGGTATAGAGGTGACCGTTGCCGGTTGGGTTCGCACGCGCCGTGACTCCAAGGGAGGGTTCTCGTTCGTCGAGTTACACGACGGGTCCAGCTTCGACGGCTTGCAGATCATCGCCGACGGCGAGTTGCCCAACTACGAGGCGGATGTTCTGCGACTGACGATCGGTTCGGCGGCGCGGATCACCGGAGTGTTGACCGAATCTCCCGGCCAGGGGCAGAGCGTGGAGGTGAAAGCCACGGAGGTCGAGGTCTTTGGATTCGCCGATCCGGATGATTATCCGCTGCAGAAGAAGCGGGTGTCGTTCGAGCACCTGCGTGAGATCGCTCACCTACGGCCCCGCACGAACACGATCGGGGCGGTGGCGCGGGTTCGCAACGCCCTGTCATATGCCACGCACCGGTTCTTCCAGGAGCGCGATTTCCTCTATGTACACACGCCGCTGATCACCGCCAGTGATGCCGAGGGCGCCGGCGAGATGTTCCGGGTGACGAACTTCAATCCGGCTGAACCGCCGAGGGCTGATGGGGGAGCTGTTGATTACTCACAAGATTTCTTCGGCCGGCCGGCCTTCCTGGCGGTGAGCGGTCAGCTCAACGCCGAGGCGTACGCCCTGGCCCTCGATCGGGTCTACACGTTCGGCCCCACGTTTCGAGCTGAGAACTCCAACACTCGCCGGCACCTGGCCGAGTTCTGGATGATCGAACCGGAAATGGCGTTTGCCGACCTCACCGACAACTCCGACCTGGCCGAGGATTACGTGAAGTATCTCGTGCGATACGTGCTCGATCACTGCGGCGACGACCTCGAGTTCTTCAACAAGTGGGTTCATGAAGGACTGCTGGACACGCTGGCCGGCGTCGTGGAGGGCGACTTCGAACGTATCACCTACACCGAGGCGGTCGACATCCTCACCGCTTCCGGCGAGACGTTCGAGTTCCCCGCCGAATGGGGAGCGGACCTCCAATCCGAGCACGAGCGCTACCTCACGGAAGTCGCAATCGAGAAGCCGGTCATCGTCACCGACTTCCCATTCGATTTCAAGGCCTTCTATATGCGACGCAACGACGACGGCAAGACGGTGGCGGCGATGGACGTGCTGGTGCCGCAGATCGGCGAGATCGTCGGCGGCAGCCAGCGCGAGGAACGTCTGGATATGCTGGCCGAGAGCATGGAGATCAAAGGGATGGATCGGGATCACTACTGGTGGTACCTGGACCTGCGGCGCTTCGGGAGTGCGCCCCACGCCGGATTTGGCCTCGGACTCGAACGGGTCGTGCAGTTCACCACCGGCATGCAGAACATCCGCGACGTGATCCCGTTTCCGCGGACGCCGAGGAGTATTGGGTTCTGAGGACGTCGCAGCAAGCTGCGACTGGTTCTAGGTCATGAGTTCTAGGTTCTGCGTGTCTCCGAGCTGACAGGGACCGGAGAATCAGAACCTACAACCCAGAACTCAGAACCTGAGGTCGCGATAACGGATACCGGCGCTTCGTCTTCTAGAGGCTGAAGCTCTCTCCCCAGGAGAGCGGTACGAACTCGATACCGGATTTGGCCAAAACGTTCTTTGCCATGCCGTTGATCCAGCTGCGTCCTAGTTCGCTCAGGTAGAAGTCATGGATTGGGATCGCCTGCCGAGGGGCAAGTCGTCGGGCGAACTCCATCGACGCAGTCGTGGAACCCCAAGGGATGAGCAGCGGCAATGCCAGAACCGGTGCCGAAGTGGTGAGTTGGTAGCTGTCTCCAGGGTGCGTGAGAACACCGGCCACCGTAAACGCCCGATTTGGTGGTGCTGTTCCCATCGGAGTGGTCTCATGAAGGACATCTTCATGACTGACGCCGGTCGGGTCTTCGGTTATCACCGCTATCTCGTGGGGGGCCAGCAAGTCGGCCACGGCCTGATTGGAATACATGGTGACGTCGGTGCCGCGGTCTATGAGCCAAGCCAAGAACTCGGGCTTCACGTGGTCGCCGTGTTCATGGGTGATCAGGACCCGCTGAATGTCGCCGAGCGATTTGAGATCGAACTCTCCAGTGTCGAACGTGTGGAAACCGGGGTCGAACAGAGTCGTGCCTGCGTCCGTCGTGACGGTGAGGCAAGAGTCGGTGAGGCGTCGAATGGTGGTCATGAGTTGCGACCCTACTTGCTAGTTGAGGATTTCGGCCGTGAAACGCTCGATCGTGACCTTGCTTCCCGGACTCAGTCCCGCTTTGCGAGTGGCGAGCTCCAGCTGTCGTTCCGGGCTATCGATACCCGGAATGGCGGGTAATAGAAGTCCGCGCCGTCCGCCGCGTCCGGTGACGATGACGCCGTACGTCTCCGGGTCGAGATCTTGGGGACCGTCGACAGCCTCCGGTGGATCGAGCAGGTACACCGTCACGTCGAGATCCTCCACCTCGTCACGGCGCAGCGGCGGAAACCTGGGATCGGCGGTTGCCGATGAGACTGCCGCCCCGGCGACTTCCTTCGCCAGCGACCCCGGCCTGAGATCGAGCCGGCCGATGCACCCTCTGAGTTCGCCATCGACTCCGCTGATCGACGGTTTGTGCAAAGAGACGAATACACCCCACGGTGCCCGGTCTGTTTCGACGGTGGGCGCAGTTCTCGTTTCCCCGGCGACATGAGTTCTGATCGCGTTCCGGGCCACCTCGACGAGCGGATGTGCCATCTTTGAATCATGCCACAGGGTGGCGGCGTAGGGTGAGTGTATGGAGATGACGGTGCGGCCGCCGGCAGTGGCAGGGAGCTTCTATCGCGGCACCGAGGATCGTCTCCGCAACGCGGTCCGGGACATGCTGCGGGCAGCCCATCCAGTCGAGCCCGGAGTCTCGCCGCGAATGGTGATCGTGCCGCACGCCGGCCACATTTACTCGGGGCCGGTTGCAGCCGTCGCCTACAGGCTGCTGGGCCGGGAGCTTCCGGCGCGAATCGGGCTCATCGGACCCTCCCATTTCGTGGGTTTCGCAGGACTGGCGGCCCCGGCACATGGGGCAATGGCGACGCCGCTGGGAACGATCCCGGCCGACTCTGTCCTTGGCGAACTTGTCGACGGTGCGCTTGCGCACCGCTCCGAACTGGCTCACCTGCGCGAACACTCGTTGGAGGTGCAGCTTCCGTTTCTCCAGGTGCTGTTGGAGGACTTCACCGTTGCGCCGCTCCTCACCGGCGACGAGGATCCCGGGCCGGCCGCCCGGGCCGTCTCCACCATGCTTGACGCCGGTCTGTTCATCGTGGTGAGTTCCGATTTGTCGCACTACCACGACCACGAAACGGCCCAACGCCTCGACCGGGTTACTGCTCAGACCATCGTCGATCTGCGCGAATCCGAACTCGATCGGTTCAGCGCCTGCGGAAGGACGGCGGTGCGAGGAGTGCTGCGGGTCGCCGCCGATCGCGGGTGGGGTTGCGAACTCCTCGACCTCCGTACGTCGTGCGACACCGCCGGATCGCCCGATCGTGTCGTTGGCTACGGCGCCTTCGCGCTCGGCCCGGCCTGACGATCCGGTGTGGGCCGGATCTCAGCGGGCACTGAGGCGGACTGGTAGACGCCGCGATCCCCACGATCCCGGCGTCGGTTCAAACACTCCGGAGCAGGCGGTCCCGCACCTATCGCACCGCCCCTGCTCGTCGAGGTTCCACGCACCCAGCTTGTACCAGTCACGCTCGATGAGCACCGATCCACACTGGTGGCACCGGGTGGCTTGGCCGCTCGGGTCGTGGACGTTGCCGGTGTAGACGTATTGCTCTCCGTTGTCGATGGCAATCGCCCTCGCCCTAGTCAGCGTCGGGGCCGGCGTCGACGGGCGGTCCATCATCTTGAAGTCGGGATGAAAGGCAGTGAAGTGATGGGGGATGTCGGAGCCGAGATTCGCAACGATCCAACGAGTCATCTCATTGAGCTCCGCCTCCGAATCGTTGAGATCGGGGATCAGGAGCGTGGTGATTTCGAACCAGACATCGGTCTCGTGACGAACGTAACTGAGCGTGTCGAGGACCGGCGCCAGGCTTCCGGCGCAGGTTCGATGATAGAAATCCTCCGTGAACGCCTTGAGGTCGATGTTGGCGGCATCCATGTGGTCGTAGAACTCCCGGCGCGGGGCGGGATTGACGTAGCCGGCCGTGACCGCCACGGTCTTGATGCTCCGCTCCCGGCAGGCCTCCGCCACGTCGATCGCGTACTCGTGGAAGATGACCGGATCGTTATAGGTGAACGCAACGCTCCGGCAGTCGAGGTCGGCCGCCACCTCGGCGATCCTTTCAGGTGATGCCTCATCGGCCAGCACGTCATTGTGCTTTGCCTTGGAGATGTCCCAGTTCTGACAGAAGCGGCAGGCCAGGTTGCATCCGGCCGTGCCGAACGAGAGCACGGGTGTGCCGGGCAGGAAGTGGTTGAGGGGCTTCTTCTCGATCGGATCTACGCAGAATCCCGAAGAACGTCCATAGGTCGTGAGCACGATCCGGTCGTGGTCCCTGGCTCGCACGTAGCAGAGACCCCGCTGCCCTTCTCGCAGTTTGCAGAAACGCGGGCAGAGGTCGCATTGCACGCGTCCGTCCTCGAGCGCGTGCCAGTACTTCGTCTGCACGTTCGCTTCTCGTTCCGTGGGGGTGATGGGTCCACCTCCTCTCGTACGTCTCAGTGTCGCGCAAAATGTGGCCGGACGCCCGTGAACACGATTCGCGCTCTTCTGCTTCACCCGCCCGGTTCTCGGGAGGTGGTCGCCGAGGTGCTCGCACTCGAATCGTCGCCGGTGGCCTCTACCAGTCCTCGTCGGAGATATCGGGGGGCGCCACTGTTGGCCGGCGCGCCGACTCGCGCGTGCTTCGTTTGGCGGTCTGACGTTCCAGCCGGCCGAGTTCACCGTCGAGGTCGCGGTAGCTATCCAGCCGCCGTTCCTCGAGCCGACCGGACTCCACCGCCTCTCTGACTGCGCAGTCGGGCTCGTTGGTGTGCCGGCAGTCGCGGAATCTGCAGGAGGCGGCAAGGGAGGTGATGTCGTCAAATGCACTCGCGAGCCCTTGTCGGGAGCCCCAGACACCGACCTCACGCAAGCCGGGCGTGTCGATCAACACACCTCCGCTCGCCAGGGGGATCAGATCCCTGGACGTCGTCGTGTGTTTGCCTTTGCCGTCTCCACGCCGGGTATCTCCCGTGGATTGAACCTCGTCACCGGCCAGTCGATTGACGAGACTCGACTTCCCGGTCCCGGAAGCACCGATGAGCGCCACGGTGGTCCCCGGCCCGATCAGCGAGTCGAGCCGGTCAATGCCTTCACCTGTGACGTTGCTGACGGGCAGCACTTCGACACCGGGGGCGAGTTCCTCGAGTTCGAAAACGGTGTCGTCCACATAGTTGCGTTCGACGAGGTCCAGCTTGGTGAGCACCAGGAGCGGCCGCGCTCCGCTCTCCCATGCAATCACCAGGAACCGTTCGATTCGCCCGGGTTGGACCGGCCGATCGAGTCCGTGGACGATGCCGACCCGATCGAGATTGGCTGCCAGAACCTGAACGGTCGGACGCCCATCCCCGGCCGATGGGTCGCTCCGAAGGATCGCCGTGCGGCGCGGAAGGATTGCCTCGACGACCTCACCCTCGTCCGGATCCGGGCGGACTACGACCCAATCGCCGGTGATCGGAGTTCCGGATTCGGCGCCGGAAGGGGTT
The Acidimicrobiia bacterium DNA segment above includes these coding regions:
- the rarD gene encoding EamA family transporter RarD — translated: MNRGMALGVSAYLLWGILPIYWKALETVGAVEILAHRIVWSMVLLTALVGIRRSWPQIRSLNRRSVIRLLIAGALLTVNWATYIWAVNNGHIVEASLGYFINPLLNVALGVMILRERLDPAQWLAIGVAAAGVVYMTITVGSVPWIALVLATSFALYAFLKKQMLALGPFESLTVEIALVLIPALAFLVVLAVRGSSSFGVAGTRTTVLLLLAGLATALPLLLFGAAATRIPLSTIGILQYIAPTMQFLIGVFVYDEVVGRDRLIGFVLVWIALAIYTGSGLARRRRMVTQPLAA
- a CDS encoding S8 family serine peptidase yields the protein MNEARSVKWEGTRRWYLAVLLVVAMIAALVTPMPSSADDSPLLQVIVEKTSGADGSVEQLVEMLGGTVLTDLPIINGFSAQLPAASVSSLRTNRSVSNVTLNDSIQLTNAGWGDASSLGAYNPNTFDGSMYRVAESIIKATDYWNTGYTGAGIDIALIDSGVVPVEGLLQPGKVVNGPDLSFESQADNLRYLDTFGHGTHMAGIIAGRDTGAAITKSNTSSFLGVAPGSRIVSLKVADAHGATDVSQILAAIDWVVQHRTDNGMNIRVLNLSFGTDSTQSYTLDPIAFAVEQAWNAGIVVVVASGNDGNSARLRNPAADPFVIAVGSSESAKSRAALSSVMDFSNCGTQQRHVDLVVPGQSIVSLRSPGSTADTDFPKARVGSRLFLGSGTSQSAAIVSGMAALILDERPGATPDQVKALLMGSTLNLKKASSLCQGAGVPTLDKVLGKSNPIAVQSFQPSTGTGSLESARGSSRIYDQGAPLVGEQDIFGMPWDGQTWAQASAAGFSWSGGSWNGSQWTGLSWSGLSWSGLSWSGLSWSGLSWSGLSWSSRLWSDATWSGLSWSGLSWSGLSWSGLSWSGNVWHGVSWDSARPGFL
- the asnS gene encoding asparagine--tRNA ligase, with amino-acid sequence MQRQLIKHVLGRTDFGIEVTVAGWVRTRRDSKGGFSFVELHDGSSFDGLQIIADGELPNYEADVLRLTIGSAARITGVLTESPGQGQSVEVKATEVEVFGFADPDDYPLQKKRVSFEHLREIAHLRPRTNTIGAVARVRNALSYATHRFFQERDFLYVHTPLITASDAEGAGEMFRVTNFNPAEPPRADGGAVDYSQDFFGRPAFLAVSGQLNAEAYALALDRVYTFGPTFRAENSNTRRHLAEFWMIEPEMAFADLTDNSDLAEDYVKYLVRYVLDHCGDDLEFFNKWVHEGLLDTLAGVVEGDFERITYTEAVDILTASGETFEFPAEWGADLQSEHERYLTEVAIEKPVIVTDFPFDFKAFYMRRNDDGKTVAAMDVLVPQIGEIVGGSQREERLDMLAESMEIKGMDRDHYWWYLDLRRFGSAPHAGFGLGLERVVQFTTGMQNIRDVIPFPRTPRSIGF
- a CDS encoding MBL fold metallo-hydrolase; translated protein: MTTIRRLTDSCLTVTTDAGTTLFDPGFHTFDTGEFDLKSLGDIQRVLITHEHGDHVKPEFLAWLIDRGTDVTMYSNQAVADLLAPHEIAVITEDPTGVSHEDVLHETTPMGTAPPNRAFTVAGVLTHPGDSYQLTTSAPVLALPLLIPWGSTTASMEFARRLAPRQAIPIHDFYLSELGRSWINGMAKNVLAKSGIEFVPLSWGESFSL
- the amrA gene encoding AmmeMemoRadiSam system protein A, whose product is MAHPLVEVARNAIRTHVAGETRTAPTVETDRAPWGVFVSLHKPSISGVDGELRGCIGRLDLRPGSLAKEVAGAAVSSATADPRFPPLRRDEVEDLDVTVYLLDPPEAVDGPQDLDPETYGVIVTGRGGRRGLLLPAIPGIDSPERQLELATRKAGLSPGSKVTIERFTAEILN
- the amrB gene encoding AmmeMemoRadiSam system protein B, producing MEMTVRPPAVAGSFYRGTEDRLRNAVRDMLRAAHPVEPGVSPRMVIVPHAGHIYSGPVAAVAYRLLGRELPARIGLIGPSHFVGFAGLAAPAHGAMATPLGTIPADSVLGELVDGALAHRSELAHLREHSLEVQLPFLQVLLEDFTVAPLLTGDEDPGPAARAVSTMLDAGLFIVVSSDLSHYHDHETAQRLDRVTAQTIVDLRESELDRFSACGRTAVRGVLRVAADRGWGCELLDLRTSCDTAGSPDRVVGYGAFALGPA
- the amrS gene encoding AmmeMemoRadiSam system radical SAM enzyme, yielding MQTKYWHALEDGRVQCDLCPRFCKLREGQRGLCYVRARDHDRIVLTTYGRSSGFCVDPIEKKPLNHFLPGTPVLSFGTAGCNLACRFCQNWDISKAKHNDVLADEASPERIAEVAADLDCRSVAFTYNDPVIFHEYAIDVAEACRERSIKTVAVTAGYVNPAPRREFYDHMDAANIDLKAFTEDFYHRTCAGSLAPVLDTLSYVRHETDVWFEITTLLIPDLNDSEAELNEMTRWIVANLGSDIPHHFTAFHPDFKMMDRPSTPAPTLTRARAIAIDNGEQYVYTGNVHDPSGQATRCHQCGSVLIERDWYKLGAWNLDEQGRCDRCGTACSGVFEPTPGSWGSRRLPVRLSAR
- the rsgA gene encoding ribosome small subunit-dependent GTPase A; translated protein: MQSSPPHTSAGDPLVRLGWNEAIAALYREFDGPDRLPGRVLRVDRGSSLVAIRRGTTRVPMSRDETPSGAESGTPITGDWVVVRPDPDEGEVVEAILPRRTAILRSDPSAGDGRPTVQVLAANLDRVGIVHGLDRPVQPGRIERFLVIAWESGARPLLVLTKLDLVERNYVDDTVFELEELAPGVEVLPVSNVTGEGIDRLDSLIGPGTTVALIGASGTGKSSLVNRLAGDEVQSTGDTRRGDGKGKHTTTSRDLIPLASGGVLIDTPGLREVGVWGSRQGLASAFDDITSLAASCRFRDCRHTNEPDCAVREAVESGRLEERRLDSYRDLDGELGRLERQTAKRSTRESARRPTVAPPDISDEDW